Proteins encoded together in one Chitinophaga sp. LS1 window:
- a CDS encoding glucose 1-dehydrogenase — protein sequence MNLFRLDNKVAVITGGGSGIGQAIAKVFGAQGASVHIIELNEDGGRQTAADITAEGGKAAVYGCNVAKQSEVVAVMEKITAAAGRIDILVNCAGIAHVGRLDTTSEEDLDRVYNVNVKGTYNCMFAVIGQMKAQKSGVILNVASIASSVGIPDRFAYSMSKGAVLTMTLSVAKDFIRDGIRCNCVSPARVHTPFVDGFIAKNYPGKEAEMFEKLSQTQPIGRMAKPVEVGTLALYLCSEEAGFITGCDYPLDGGFIKLNN from the coding sequence ATGAACCTGTTTAGATTAGATAATAAAGTGGCAGTCATTACGGGCGGAGGAAGTGGAATTGGTCAGGCTATTGCTAAGGTTTTTGGTGCACAGGGCGCCAGTGTTCACATCATAGAGCTGAATGAAGACGGTGGTCGCCAGACAGCTGCAGACATCACTGCCGAAGGTGGCAAAGCTGCTGTATACGGCTGTAACGTAGCCAAACAGTCGGAAGTTGTAGCTGTGATGGAAAAGATCACTGCTGCTGCAGGCCGCATCGACATCCTTGTAAACTGTGCCGGTATTGCCCACGTAGGCCGGTTAGACACCACTTCAGAAGAAGATCTGGACAGAGTATATAATGTGAATGTGAAAGGTACGTACAACTGTATGTTCGCCGTAATCGGGCAGATGAAAGCGCAAAAGAGCGGTGTGATCCTGAACGTAGCTTCTATTGCTTCCAGCGTAGGTATTCCTGACAGATTCGCTTACTCTATGAGTAAAGGTGCTGTGCTCACGATGACCCTCTCTGTGGCAAAAGATTTTATCAGGGATGGTATCCGTTGTAACTGTGTGTCTCCTGCACGTGTGCATACACCATTTGTAGACGGATTTATCGCTAAAAACTACCCTGGTAAAGAAGCGGAAATGTTTGAGAAACTCTCTCAGACACAACCAATTGGACGTATGGCAAAACCAGTAGAAGTAGGCACCCTGGCACTGTACCTGTGCTCAGAGGAAGCAGGCTTCATCACAGGTTGTGATTATCCTTTGGATGGTGGTTTTATAAAGCTTAATAATTAA
- a CDS encoding 2-isopropylmalate synthase: MSDKNRVYVFDTTLRDGEQVPGCQLTTVEKITIAKELEALGVDVIEAGFPISSPGDFQSVVEISKAVSEPVICALTRANTMDIDAAAEALRFAKRKRIHTGIGSSDMHIKYKFNSTREEILKRAADAVKYARKFVDDVEFYAEDAGRADNAYLAQMIEAVIAAGATVVNIPDTNGYCLPDQYGAKIKYLMDHVSNIDKAIISVHCHNDLGMATANSIAGVINGARQVECTINGIGERAGNTSLEEVAMILKTHHSLGYHTGIQSKRLYQLSNMVETMMRMPVQPNKAIIGRNAFAHSSGIHQDGVLKHRENYEILNPEDVGIESNAIILTARSGRHALKHHLERLGYKLDKVNLDEVYQRFLVMADSKKEISDADLLELMGNGNDQNYTDDKAIKVTLLQVVCGDPLRPMATVKLKINGEEKEASSAGNGPVDAAINAIHEIIKDQIDIDEFNIQSMRGGSADVSKVNMRVKHNGQSYYGYGTSTDIVNASMHAYVDALNKIF, encoded by the coding sequence ATGAGCGATAAAAATCGTGTGTACGTCTTCGATACTACTCTCCGTGATGGTGAACAGGTACCTGGCTGTCAGCTGACCACAGTTGAAAAGATCACTATAGCCAAGGAGCTGGAAGCACTGGGAGTAGATGTTATTGAAGCCGGTTTCCCAATATCGAGCCCCGGCGATTTCCAGAGTGTAGTAGAAATATCGAAAGCTGTAAGTGAGCCGGTGATCTGTGCACTGACCCGTGCAAACACTATGGATATTGATGCTGCTGCCGAAGCCCTGCGTTTTGCAAAACGTAAGCGTATTCATACAGGTATCGGTTCTTCCGATATGCACATTAAATATAAATTCAACAGTACCCGCGAAGAGATCCTGAAGCGTGCTGCTGATGCGGTAAAATATGCACGTAAATTCGTTGACGATGTAGAATTTTATGCAGAAGATGCAGGCCGTGCAGACAATGCATACCTCGCGCAGATGATCGAAGCAGTGATTGCTGCAGGTGCGACTGTGGTGAACATTCCTGATACGAATGGTTACTGTCTGCCTGACCAGTATGGTGCGAAGATCAAGTACCTGATGGATCATGTGTCTAACATTGACAAAGCGATTATCTCGGTACACTGTCACAATGACCTCGGTATGGCTACTGCCAACTCCATCGCTGGTGTGATCAACGGTGCACGTCAGGTAGAATGTACCATCAATGGTATTGGTGAGCGTGCAGGTAATACTTCTCTTGAAGAAGTAGCGATGATCCTGAAAACGCATCATTCATTGGGTTATCATACAGGTATTCAGTCAAAGAGACTGTATCAGCTGAGCAACATGGTAGAAACCATGATGCGTATGCCGGTGCAGCCGAATAAGGCAATCATAGGTCGTAATGCATTTGCACATAGTTCCGGTATTCACCAGGATGGTGTGCTGAAGCATCGTGAAAACTATGAGATCCTGAATCCGGAGGATGTGGGTATTGAGTCTAATGCGATTATCCTGACTGCACGTAGTGGCCGCCATGCCCTGAAGCATCACCTGGAGCGACTGGGTTATAAACTGGATAAGGTGAATCTGGATGAGGTGTATCAGCGTTTCCTGGTGATGGCAGATAGCAAGAAAGAGATTTCTGATGCAGATCTGTTAGAACTGATGGGGAATGGTAATGATCAGAATTATACAGATGATAAGGCGATCAAGGTTACATTGTTGCAGGTAGTATGTGGCGATCCGCTGCGTCCTATGGCGACTGTGAAACTGAAGATCAATGGTGAGGAGAAGGAAGCTAGTTCTGCTGGTAATGGTCCGGTGGATGCAGCGATCAATGCGATCCATGAGATTATTAAAGATCAGATAGATATTGATGAGTTTAATATTCAGTCAATGAGAGGGGGTAGTGCGGATGTGAGTAAGGTGAATATGAGGGTGAAGCATAATGGTCAGAGTTACTATGGATATGGGACTTCGACGGATATTGTGAATGCTTCTATGCATGCTTATGTGGATGCGCTGAATAAAATATTCTAA
- the leuD gene encoding 3-isopropylmalate dehydratase small subunit, whose product MSKNFQQLESTAVPIPIENIDTDQIIPARFLKATTRDGFGENLFRDWRYDGDNQPKADFVLNNPTYSGQVLVAGKNFGCGSSREHAAWALADYGFKVVISSFFADIFKNNALNNFILPIQVTDAFLDKIFAAIEADAHAKLAVDLEKQTLKIVSTGEEVSFDINPYKKACLINGYDDIDYLLSLRKEIETYEATREFNF is encoded by the coding sequence ATGAGTAAGAATTTTCAACAGTTGGAATCTACCGCAGTTCCTATTCCAATCGAAAACATTGATACTGACCAGATCATTCCGGCGCGCTTTCTAAAAGCAACTACCCGCGATGGTTTCGGTGAAAATCTGTTCCGCGACTGGCGTTATGACGGCGACAATCAACCTAAAGCTGATTTCGTACTGAACAATCCTACTTACAGTGGCCAGGTACTTGTAGCTGGTAAGAACTTTGGTTGTGGTTCCAGCCGTGAGCACGCAGCCTGGGCCCTTGCCGACTATGGTTTCAAGGTAGTGATCAGCAGTTTCTTTGCAGATATCTTCAAGAACAATGCACTGAACAATTTTATCCTGCCTATCCAGGTGACTGATGCATTTCTCGACAAGATCTTTGCAGCAATCGAAGCAGACGCTCATGCGAAACTGGCTGTAGATCTGGAAAAACAGACCCTGAAGATTGTATCTACAGGTGAAGAAGTTTCCTTCGACATCAATCCATACAAGAAAGCATGCCTGATCAATGGCTATGATGATATTGACTACCTGTTAAGCCTGCGTAAGGAAATTGAAACCTACGAAGCCACCCGGGAGTTTAATTTTTAA
- a CDS encoding M15 family metallopeptidase: MKFNYTVVIFFIFWYHFAFAQSNQSDLVDLTKYIPHIRLDIRYATANNFTHQVLYPRAAAYLKLPAAKALKEVQEELEERGLGLLIYDGYRPFSVTQKMWEIVPDERYAANPAKGSGHNRGIAVDLTLCDLKTGKPLAMPTDFDDFTEKAHQSYNVQDTLVANNRKLLREVMEKHGFINLTTEWWHFYLKDGQQYPLMNVDFQKLQNH, from the coding sequence TTGAAATTCAATTACACTGTTGTTATTTTCTTCATTTTCTGGTATCATTTTGCTTTTGCGCAAAGTAACCAGTCTGATTTGGTGGATCTTACGAAGTACATTCCGCATATCAGATTGGATATCCGATATGCGACGGCTAATAACTTTACACATCAGGTGTTGTATCCGCGTGCAGCCGCTTATTTAAAATTGCCGGCGGCGAAGGCGCTGAAAGAAGTACAGGAGGAGTTGGAGGAACGGGGATTGGGGTTGTTGATCTATGATGGATACAGGCCTTTTAGTGTGACGCAGAAGATGTGGGAGATTGTGCCGGATGAAAGATATGCAGCGAATCCGGCAAAAGGGTCAGGGCATAATAGAGGGATAGCAGTGGACCTTACATTATGTGATTTAAAAACGGGTAAGCCTTTGGCAATGCCGACAGATTTTGATGATTTTACGGAGAAGGCGCATCAGTCGTATAACGTACAGGATACACTGGTGGCAAATAACCGGAAGTTATTGAGGGAGGTGATGGAGAAGCATGGGTTTATTAACTTAACTACGGAATGGTGGCATTTTTATTTGAAAGATGGACAGCAGTATCCGCTTATGAATGTAGACTTCCAAAAACTACAAAATCATTGA
- the leuB gene encoding 3-isopropylmalate dehydrogenase, with translation MGVDKKILVIPGDGIGQEVTTWGRKVLETIATNYKHNFTFEEGIMGHVAIEATGNPLPDETLDKARKSDAILFGAIGHAKYDNDPTLKVRPEQGLLKIRKELGLYANLRPIKLFDELLEASSIKPEILRGADILFFRELTGDVYFGEKNRSEDRNTASDLMIYHKYEVERIARKAFEAARTRRNKLCSVDKANVLEASRLWREVVQALAKEYTDVEVEHMFIDNAAMQLVKDPKRFDVVVTGNLFGDILTDEASQIAGSMGMLASASVGDSVGFYEPIHGSAHDIAGKGIANPLASILSAALMLDISFGLKNESLRVIKAVEATLKQGFRTMDIANKHTDNHLVMGTDAMGAKVLENLN, from the coding sequence ATGGGCGTAGACAAAAAAATACTGGTTATTCCGGGTGATGGTATCGGACAAGAAGTGACTACCTGGGGTAGGAAAGTGCTGGAAACAATAGCAACAAACTACAAGCACAACTTTACGTTTGAAGAAGGCATCATGGGACACGTAGCGATCGAAGCTACGGGAAATCCCCTGCCAGATGAAACACTGGATAAAGCACGCAAAAGTGACGCTATCCTTTTTGGCGCTATCGGACATGCCAAATATGACAACGATCCTACACTGAAAGTACGCCCTGAACAGGGATTGCTGAAGATCCGCAAGGAACTGGGATTGTATGCAAACCTGCGTCCTATTAAGTTGTTTGATGAGCTGCTGGAAGCTTCCAGCATCAAGCCTGAAATCCTGCGTGGAGCAGATATCCTGTTCTTCCGCGAGCTGACAGGTGATGTTTACTTTGGTGAAAAGAATCGTTCTGAAGATCGCAATACTGCTTCTGACCTGATGATCTATCACAAATATGAAGTAGAGCGTATTGCCCGCAAAGCATTTGAAGCTGCACGTACACGTCGTAATAAACTGTGCTCTGTGGATAAAGCAAACGTACTGGAAGCAAGCCGTCTGTGGCGCGAAGTAGTACAGGCACTGGCAAAAGAATATACTGACGTAGAGGTAGAACATATGTTCATCGATAACGCTGCTATGCAACTGGTGAAGGATCCTAAACGTTTCGACGTGGTGGTAACCGGCAACCTGTTTGGCGATATCCTGACAGATGAAGCATCTCAGATCGCTGGTTCTATGGGTATGCTGGCTTCAGCTTCAGTAGGTGACAGCGTTGGCTTCTATGAGCCTATCCATGGTTCTGCACATGACATTGCAGGTAAAGGCATTGCCAATCCGCTGGCCTCTATCCTGTCTGCAGCACTGATGCTGGATATCTCTTTTGGACTGAAAAATGAATCGCTGCGTGTGATCAAGGCTGTAGAAGCTACTTTGAAACAAGGCTTCCGTACAATGGATATTGCGAACAAGCATACAGACAACCATCTGGTGATGGGTACTGATGCAATGGGCGCCAAAGTACTGGAGAATTTAAACTAA